From Gossypium raimondii isolate GPD5lz chromosome 11, ASM2569854v1, whole genome shotgun sequence:
TTAGGATATCTGGCTTTCACCCAGGAGACCCGGGTTCAATTCCCGGCAATggaaataattttgttttattttttcctctttcctttttaatgtttttctttaattttttacattttttaaatcattattcTACATCTCCATTTTTTACATTTCCCCTATTCCATTTCCTAtacttttttgaaatttttcctttattttatttccttctctttttttttttttgcattttcctTATTTCATTTCCTATACTTAGCAATTTCTTCCTTCATTTTATTTCCTactctctcttcttctttttttgcattttcctttattttattcttattgattttttttaaaaatctttattctATAACTGAATTATTACTGTTTTGTTTTAGCCAGTGAATTAATACTTGATAATACCAAAATGATACAATCTACATTTTAATATGTAACTACTTTGCCATGGGTCTATAAGACTGAACCTGAGCATACAATTTCAGGCATTTGTATCTGTACCCAAAATTTCCACAAACATCACAAGTACATGAAAAGGTAGGAACTATAACAAAGCAATGCTACACACGGCTTGTAAAGAATGAGGCGGTATAGCACACCAACATATTTCACTCTTAGGCGAGAACATAACTTGCACACCAAAAAAAGGATACAGGCAGGCAAAGAAGAGTTGTAAACTCTCAAAACTGCACAAACCATACAGGCGGGCCGTTGAATGAGGATTCCTAGAACTCAATTTTATGCATAAAAGAATGCACTTTATGCCTTCAGGTATGGTATAGTCACTTCCCGATTCCAAGCTCTTTTGATATCTCTCTTGTCAGGTTGAATTGAGAAGTGCTATGCCATGGAAATAAGGTCCGAGTAACTGGAAGTTTCCTTCGAAGATCCTGCATTGCATATAAGAAGTTTTAAGAGCAGTGTTTCTGTTTTCAAGGATTCCTGAAGTAGAGACTTAATAAAGTTCCATATGGGCATATTATAAGCTAGAATTGTCTATATTAGCATAACTCCAAGTAGGGCACCGAGGCCATATTACTTTTTGacgaaaatcagaaaaaaaaatattagggttttaccaaTGGGAACATGCACACCAAATGTATAATATGGAACATGACGTAAGCTAGAATGACTGTGAGCATTAACTATACGTTAAATAAAACACAACGTATAACAGATCTAATGGTGAAACATGAATCTGCAAATGGCATAAATAACCTAACTTAATTGCAAAGGTTTCCTCAGACATACCTTGAAAGTGGCATCTGGCAAATTCAAATAGGATGCCTGCATTATGCCTCAACTGTCAGTAGATAACGATAGGAAGCACAAGGAATTGAAATTAACCAAGCATTGAAAACAACCTCAAGAGATGCCAGGTACTCTGTCTCATGGTGGCGAATTAAACTGGCTATGGCAATTGCACCATCATCGGGGGActgaaacaaacagaaaaattaaaaatagcatTAACCATATGAAACCAATTATCGTTTTTGCTATCACACGGGACAGGAGTCACTGAGCCAACAAATCATAAACTCCCACTGTAAATAATGACTAAAGAACTTCTATCCTTCACAAGCTTTCGCATAGGAATATTTGCTCAGGACAATTACCATTCTCATATGTTATATCAAAATGGTTAAATGAGAGATAAAAATAGTCAAAAACGGAAAGAACGAATTCAAATTCTATTGCAAGGAAGAATGAACCAAAGGAGAAAATAATGTGGTGAAAATCAGAAACAATGTTAAAAGAGCATGTTATTTTGTACTAACCTGAAACATTGTAGAATCTCTACATTCATGTTTTGCATCTAATTGCACATTTCCCTCCTCAAAATAGTGCGCACCCACCTAAAAAGATAGAGAACTGACTTATTATAGGTTTATGTAACTTTGTGAGCTCAGATCAGAAATGCAGGAAGAAATAGGGGCACAAGCTTGAATATCACTTGTAAATAATACAAGGAAAATGACAGGTATAGGAGGAACGAATGATGAAGCTAaagaaacaagaacaaaaatatgcCATGCACTAAATCATGAGAAATATTGTAATACCTGCAATTTGCCTTTTAATTCCAGAACTTGAATATCATCTTTGCACTCAATGTTCCATATCGACCGCCAACTTCCAGTACTATACAAAATGCCAAAAAGCATTATTAGATGATAAACAGTCATACTTTCCTACATGATCAATACTAATGGGTAATAAAAATTGTTAGTCAATTATACAATATGCAATTGCTGTAGCAAAGCTACTACTACATTGTGGTCTAAAAGATCTTACGCACCAGAAATTCTGTGGGCTAAGTCTAGCAGCAGAAATCACTGCAACAAGTTCGAAATCATTTCCGGGTCCCTCCACATCTTTTCCATTAATGCAGTAAACTGAACAAGAACCTTTTGGATAAGCTTCACTAACATACTTCAGCATTTCTGCTTCCAGAGCACATCTGTAAACCAAGAACTGGAATTAAGTATAAGTAATAATTAAAGTACTACATGATGAAGTGAGCCCTAatcccattcattttctatgAGTTCCAACAAGAGAGCGAGAGCAGGCCATAAAAGCAGAAACTAtggatttttttctcttcatgaAGCATGCTACTTTCAGCAATGATGATGAAAACCATAATGGGTAGGAAATTTTCCTTATAATGTAAACTTCTTGAACTTATTAATGgcaataaaataaccaaatacatGTTTATGTTCCTCGGACAGTCTTAAGTATCAATCCAGGAAGGGAGTCAGTCAAAACCCATCTAAAACTAAAACCCTGAAACCTTAGACTCCAAGACATTTATCCCATCTCTGACAAGTAGGCAAAGGACCAACAGTAACAAAAAGGTAATATCCTAAAAGCTTGGAATTGGACATAGTTTCCTCAAACAAATCATTTTGAGCAGGTCAGATGGTTTAGATTGGATCAAGCAGAAACTGGTCTAATccaattctaaaattttgggtcCTTTTCATTTTGCAGTTTTGGGTTAGGTCAATCTGAGGCTTTGGTTTCTTGGTTTGGATCATTTCAGGTTACTTGTTTAAGTTATTTTGGGAACGAATCagtttgggtttgggtttgggtttagCAAGTAGTGGTGTTGACTTTTTATGGTCAGATCAAGTTGTGTCAGGTTTGGGTCCTCGTCAGAATTGACAAGTCTAGATGTCAATAGGAACTTAGGATTTTGCTAGTTTCAGCTAGCTGGTGAAAGCAAACATGGATTAAATTAGATCGATGGAGAAGTTAATCAACTAATTAGATTTCAGATAGAGATACTTGAATTAGTTCATAAGAAATCAATTATAGATATTATAATGCCACCACAGCGGTAAAATCATACCGGTATTCCTCAACATATGGAGTGGGAAGTTCCTCATCAGTGGCAGGTCTAACCTCTGTACAAACCTGAACCAATTTAGCACAACATGATATAAACATCTAAACTAAATCATACACATTAATTGCTAAGTTTCACATCCATAGGGTCATCCCCATCCTGTAATCTTCTTGATATTAAAAACTTCAAGTTCAGGAAATGATATCACAGCAAAGGTTCTCTGCTATTAAATGGCATTGATAGTTTTCAATCACAATATGCATAAGGCGAAAAGGTACCTGTTTGACATGGTCAACTATAGCAACTTGGGCAGTCTTGGGGTCTAGATACTCATTACCCTGAAGCTCCCCATATGATGTAACCAGCACCTAGAATTCGTTGGAAAAAAGCATTGAAACAATCAGCTCTGTTTTAAAACCAACTACATGGAATCGGCATCTCAACTAACAGACTGGATATCGAAACCATTCTCATATTCGATAAGAATAACAAGCCAACATGAGAAATTGAGTTAATTGGATGATTTATGGACCATAACCATGTGAAAAAGATCCCAAAATCCTACCTGGGAAaccttaaaaataaagaaccttAAGCATAATGATGGATACTCACTGCGGTAATGGTCAATCAAGGTAGTAAAATGCCATATAAACCTCCAGCATTCGGAAAGAGCCTTACCGcaataaaccaattaagaaGAGTTATATTTCTCACACGTAATCAACTTAAACTACACACTAAAGGAAGGCAATTCCCGATAACATATGTCACTCACGAAAACGATATGCACGAAGTAAACGAAAGCTGTTTCTAGCAGTCCTACTTATAACATATCAAATACACTTAGCCACTTGCAATGCTGAAAACTATCCAACTGAATTGACTTAGTTTTACTGGAAACCTAACTCTAAGCTACAAATTATTAACAGTGAAACAGAATATAGTAGGGATTTCCAGGACTGACATCTCCGAATCTACCAGGCATTTCGAGGCAAATCATGTGAGATTTGTTATAAACAGGAAATGCTTCCGATGCCGCCTCATCGTAGACGTCATCATTATTCAAAACGGATTTTAAATctgcaagaaaaaaaagtaaaaatcaagaagaaagcACTAAAACAGAAATCGATCGATACAAATCGAATGTGGATCCAGAAAACGAGATAGAAAGTAGAACTAATTCATCAAACtgaacaataaaaaaaagagagaagaaagaaGGCAACGGAAACAGGAAACGCAACACTTCAAAACGACAttggagagagagagagagagagacctTTGGCAACGTACTGGATTTCGCCTGCGGGAGCATTGAGGAGGAACCATTTGGCGATCTCTTTCTTTTGCTTGTCGCTCAGTTCAGTTTCTTCTTCTGCCATAACTTTCTTCCTTGATCTGCAAAAAAGCAAACTCcgaaggggaaaaaaaagaaaaggcaaatAAAGTGCTCAAGTGGAAAATGAGAGAGAGAAAGATGATCTGTAAAGGACTTGCTTGTTTGTGAAACAATGAGTTGAGTGAAGATTCAAGAAGCAAGCAcgcattcaaaaaaaaaaaaaacccttttccGACTGTGGGGTTAAGTCTTTTGGTCATTTTCTACGGCGTTGTCGTCGTGACATTGTCATGGAATTGAAATATCGgagattaatattattatagggtaaattattaaaatagtgacttttgtttctcttttacattttaatcacttatatttagaatattatgttttagtcacttatgttattatgttgtaacattttaaccACTGAGTATTAATTGTCATTAATAGTGTAATAGTAAattgatgtggcacgttaaatcatcatttcaaataaaaattttaagttaaattatataattggttcttaatttttttcgttttgaaaattttaattttttctttt
This genomic window contains:
- the LOC105761050 gene encoding F-actin-capping protein subunit alpha produces the protein MAEEETELSDKQKKEIAKWFLLNAPAGEIQYVAKDLKSVLNNDDVYDEAASEAFPVYNKSHMICLEMPGRFGDVLVTSYGELQGNEYLDPKTAQVAIVDHVKQVCTEVRPATDEELPTPYVEEYRCALEAEMLKYVSEAYPKGSCSVYCINGKDVEGPGNDFELVAVISAARLSPQNFCTGSWRSIWNIECKDDIQVLELKGKLQVGAHYFEEGNVQLDAKHECRDSTMFQSPDDGAIAIASLIRHHETEYLASLEASYLNLPDATFKDLRRKLPVTRTLFPWHSTSQFNLTREISKELGIGK